The window CTCGGGTAAGTACATGGTTAGAGGCGGGATGGGTTCAATCAAATACACGTGGAATGAAGGGATACATTTcaaaatacataataaacaACTGCGGACATTTTTTGTCCACGTTTTCTTGTGGGTTGTTAAATCGGCGAACAGAGGGAATGATGggggaagggggcggggcaaagCCATGTGAGGTTGGAACATTAATGAAAAGCAGTAATGGTAAAATGCTAATGTTGAGGGAAAACTAGCAATGGCTTCTAATGGGGATCGAACCCGAATCTCCTTTAGCGCGTACCTGTCTTTGCCGTTCTGGATGCTCTGGCCCAGCGTGGCCCGCTCCGTCAGAGGAGAATTACGACTACGGCCGGTGCCGGTGGACAGGATGCTGTTCTGAAAGCCGggcggaagaaaaaaacattttagtcgGGCGATTGATGAGTAACTTGATCTTTGGACCCCCACGCGgaccaatggaaaaaaaaaaggtgactcACGGTGGAGGGCGTGGCGCTCTTCTTGCGGTCCGACGACACCAGGGGGCTGGCCGAGACCTTGTTGGAGGAGCTTCCCGAGGAACCTTTCCTCCCGGAATCCTCCCCGGCGGCCCGGTTGTCCGCTTGCCCGCCCCTCTTGGAGTAGGAGGAGCCTGGAGAGGACACCAGAGATGGAGCGTTTGGCAACCCGCGGTTCCCACCAGGGTAcaacggtcgattggtcgccggtcttttggtcgcccggaaggttattgataatttccatttaaatcgttgctcaaattccctaaatacaaactgtgaattattatttagtcatacttaatgcactagtcattattaggctaaagaaaagctccaaatttcccgtactttgattgttttttgttggagaacttgttaagaccctgactgacgtcgcttcttaaagggacagcgcatgtataTACAAACTCGTCTAcactcacgtcggctcagtgaaactgctcatggccattgttggcttttattcatgcgtagaccgtgttgttttaccttgttttgtcgccggtcttttggttgtcggtcttttggtcgcctgttgtcgcggttcGGGCAaacaaaagaccgcgaccaaaagaccggcgaccaaaagaccggcgaccaaaagaccggcgaccaaaagaccggcgaccaaaagaccggcgaccaaaagaccggcgaccaaaagaccggcgaccaaaagaccggcgaccaaaagaccggcgaccaaaagaccggcgaccaatcgaccacacacgccCACCAGCGCCCCGCCCGTGTCTCACCCTGCTCGGTAGCCCTGCGGCTTTGAGCCTTCTGGTTGGAGGACACGCTTCGCTGCACCTGAAAGAGACGAGAAGAGCCATGAGGCGGGTTTGGGGGGGGAGGTGGCGTCAACACTCGGGTAGCTAGCTCCACGTTAAGACGTCGCCGTCGTCCGACTGTTAGCTAGCGATAGTTCCCGTTGTACCTTGTGCGGCGGGGAGGGGACATTTATGTTGCTTACGTCGCTGCCGGGCCGCGGTTTGATGCCGCTCTCCTCCAGCTGGTGCGGAAAAGACAGCAGAGTCACGCGGGCGTACGGCGAAGGGAGACGGGTAGAGGTCGTACCTCAGAGTTCCTGTAGTCCAGTAGCAGGTAGGTCGCCATGACGTCGTTGTACTTCTGATTCACCAGAGAGTCCTGGATCTCCTCTTGGGAGAATCCCATCTGGAGCATGACGTCTGCAAAGAGTCGCCCGTGTtatccttgtaaaaaaaaaaacggggtcCGTCAGGGTCCCACCTGTCCTCCTGGGGTCTTTGTAATCTGGCTGCGGTTCGATGTAGGGCTTCAGTTCCTCCTCCTCGTGTCCTAAGTTCAACCACCTGTCCCTCATGATCTGCTGCTGGGAAGACAAACCCTAACGTCAACCGAGGCgacgaggatgaggatgagaatGAGAATGAGAATGAGGATGAGGATAAGGATAAGGATGGACGGCTTGGCGACTGGCGAACCTCTAGGCTTCCTCTTTTGGAAGGGTTCAGGATGAGGAACTTCTTCAGCAGGTTCTCGCAGTCGGTGGACATGTAGAAGGGAATCCTGTATTTCCCGCGGAGAACACGCTCTCTCAGCTCCTGCGGGAGGCGTGGCTTAGGGTTACGGTTTGGCGGCGGTCAGAGACGACGACTCCCAATTTTCCGGACCGTGTCTTCGCGGTTTGGCGTCCGGGGGACGGTTGGACGTTGAAAAGTCAACGCGGCTAAAAGGctcaggaacatcatcggggacccataccaccctggtcacaatctgttccagctgctaccctctggcagacgttataggtcccacaaagtacggacaaataggcttaaggacagtttttttccccacatccatcagaactctaaatttgcggtaacacaacatacattcccttctgaggtaatacatacctgtcaacctctgccgataactgcccttataaatgattatgattccccttacaaaccccccaaaaaccttacaaacaccgtacgactcggggggggtgatgcaatgtatccataacggcagaatgccaaattacgagtccgtaactatcacttatttaggtcttttgccgagtaaacgcaccttgtggagaagcactaccaatttcgtcatacgcagtttctgggtgtgatgacaaataggcttttgttgttgatgatgacgacagggcctatgtccgattattattattattatgtacaaaagcaacatgcttatttatatttatctatttatgtatgtatgtatttattaacttatttatgacctatttatgtctaaaatgtcttttgctgtgtctgtattctcgccctcttgctactgtgacagtgaaatttcccgaatacgggatgaataaagttatctaatctaatccttcGCGGGGGAGGACAATACCGACATCACATTCGGTATGGGGCCGCCCACCCAAAATGCGCCCGTGCGTCATCGCGACGTGGCTCGACGCCCGCTCTGGCTCCGGACGCGAACGCCGCGGGCGTCCCACGCCGAGACCCAGTCGGTACCAACCTTGAGATTCTGCCCGTCGAAAGGCAGCGAGCCGCTGACCAGCGTGTAGAGGATGACGCCCAGGCTCCACACGTCCACCTCCGGCCCGTCGTACTTTTTCCCCTGGAAGAGTTCGGGCGCGGCGTACGGCGGGGAACCGCAAAACGTGTCCAGCTTGTTCCCCAGAGTGAACTCGTTGCTGAAGCCGAAATCGGCGATCTTGATGTTCATGTCGGCGTCCAGGAGCAGGTTCTCCGCCTGCGGACAGGACCAGAGGACGGGATTCAGACGGGGGGAGTCGCCCCACTTTTCTCCAAAGTTTAGTAGCCAAACGAGTCGACCCACTCGACGACGACAGCTCCGGTTGCCGAGCGAGTGGGCCCCGGTTGCCTAGCAACAGGTGCACTGTCCTTTTCACTGCTCTAAATACTCCCTACCTTCTGCGCGCTATGATCTCAAGGCTGGAAGAAGCCTTCCTGGAAACGCCGGAGACCACGGCGTGGAAGCTTTGAGCCCCTCGCCTTCTCACAAAAACGCGCCGGCGCCGTTtaggccgtgaccggacgttttgtcgaaagacgtttggtcgacggacgtttggccgacggacatttcgtcgaacggacgtttcgtcatcgccgggttcgctcgctctcaaaattataatcatgagagagcgagagagagagagagcgagagagagagagagagagagagagagagagagagagagagagagaaagagagcgagagagagcgagagagagcgagagagagacagacagagagagagcgagagagcgagagagagagagagagaaagagagcgagagagagagtgagagagagtgagagagagagcgagagagagcgagagagagcgagagagagagcgagagagagcgagagagagcgagagagagagccattgaaagcgatcaaccaggtaatctctctctctcaaaattataatcatgagagagagagtgagtttgtaattgcattgacaatgtaagagcattaatatctgaatatctaatatcaaaattatcaataaattgcgtattattggcgtgtgtgcaCTTGTTTCTCGTCACACGTTAcacgtttttcaaactacggcccgcgggccatatacggcccgttaggctttttaatccggcccgccgacgttgtccaaatgatagtaaaaatcaatgacttcattcatttcccttaccgctcatcactctcaattttaaagactgctttcttccgttgaataatatgttcttaatgttgaaagtaaatgtgaaaatacattttcaccttcaattgtgtcttttttcttatatttcaatccccaggtttgattaaaaaaaagaaaaaaaacagaccacaTTATCCATCAAATCTCACCTTGAGGTCTCTGTGTACGATACACTTTTGATGGCAATACTGCACCGCTGACACAATCTGCAGAGAGAGAATTTCATCAGAAAAAGCCATCCGACAGGTTTTTCGCTGCGGTCACACCTGTCGGAATTTGGCACGGGCTTCCTTCTCCTTCATCCTGCCGTGAGCCACCAGGTAATCGAAAACCTCGCCTGGCAGATAAGCGCAATGAGGGTTCCGTTCCGCCGCCGGAGGCGAATATCAGCCGGTCTTACCGCCGCTGGCGTACTCCATCACCAAGTACAGAGTCTTCTCGGTCTCGATCACCTCAAAGAGTTTCACTGAAGGGGGAGGAGGAGTCATGAGACGGACGTCGAGGGGAACCCGGCGGTTTGTCCACTCACCTATGTTGGGGTGGTTCAACATCTTCATGATCCTCACCTCCCGGAAGAGctagcaaaaaaaacagaaacagcGTGGAAAACCGTTTTGGATTAAAAACAGGATTTTCCCAACCACGTACCGTCGGAAAgattatttcaaaaaaaaaaaaaaacgggcagTTTGTCCCGAAACTGCTAGCCTGTGCTAGCACGCTGTTAGCCGAGTTCATCCGCATGTCAATAAAACTCTTTTgagccatccctcccacttcaaatggattggacacatAGCCAACGACGCCTGCAAACTAGCCGTTagcttgtatgtgtgtgtttttccttgaaattgactttttttttccatcttcgtCACAGAGCCACTATCCTGCGCTAGCGCGCTGTTAGCCGAGTTCATCCGCATGTCAATAAAACTCTTTTgagccatccctcccacttcaaatggattggacacattGCCAATGATGCCTGCAGCTTAGCCGTTagcttgtatgtgtgtgtttaattcctttaaattgactttttttcccaacttCGTCACGGAGCCGCTATCCTGCGCTAGCGCTCTGTTAGCCCAGTTTATCCACATGCCAATAAAACTCTTTTgagccatccctcccacttcaaatggattggacacatAGCCAACGACGCCTGCAAACTAGCCGTTagcttgtatgtgtgtgtttttccttgaaattgactttttttttccatcttcgtCACAGAGCCACTATCCTGCGCTAGCGCGCTGTTAGCCGAGTTCATCCGCATGTCAATAAAACTCTTTTgagccatccctcccacttcaaatggattggacacattGCCAATGATGCCTGCAGCTTAGCCGTTagcttgtatgtgtgtgtttaattcctttaaattgactttttttcccaacttCGTCACGGAGCCGCTATCCTGCGCTAGCGCTCTGTTAGCCCAGTTTATCCACATGCCAATAAAACTCTTTTgagccatccctcccacttcaaatggattggacacattGCCAACGACGCCTGCAGCTTAGCCGTTAGcttgtatgtgtgttttttcccctttaaattgacttttttttccccaacttcGGCACGGAGCCGCTATCCTGCGCTAGCGCGCTGTTAGCCAAGTTCATCCGCATGTCAACAAAACTGATGACCGCTACTAgtagaagtccaatctatttgaagtgggaggcttGGCACCTTGACTgtttgctgccatccctcccactctaaatagattggacacaTTGCCAACGACGCCTGCAGCTTAGCCGTTAGcttgtatgtgtgttttttcctttaaaaaaaaaattccaccttTACCGACCACACCCTTATCCGACCTATCTTCCCTCTTCTTATCTTTCAGTTATTAAACGCACGCGCGGTAAATGAtgactttttgtgtttgttcCGCTTGGGTCGTTCCACcctaaatcctttttttccgcTATATTCTTTAAATACGCCGATCTTTTTGCACGAATGAGAGGGTGAACTCGGTGGCAGTTATGCGGCTGGTGCGTTTCTATTTGTTCGCGCACGCCGACAAACCCCACCCTATCCACCATCAAAGGAAGTAATTGCAGCTTATTTCCTGTAATTAAAATGCGCTGAAAACGGCAGCGTTTCAGAAGAGCAAAAAGGAAGAGTCGGACTGAAAAGAAGGGAGCAAAGGTCAACGGGacatttgctgttgtttttttcctttgtgagtGGGTGAGCGAGTGAGTTGGACCCACCTTCTGCAAACTGGAGGAGTTGAGCTGGGTCTTATCTATGATTTTCACAGCCACCTGGCAGGGAAgacgaaaaataaataataaagagtAAGTTGCTGGGAGGGAGAGGAAAGCGGCCAGTTGGCGAGAGAGGCTTTTTATTTCGAGAACACGTCATGGCGGCAGGCGGCGTTTGCATAACGGGGGTCGAGGGTCATCGGCGTGCTATGAAAAGAGAGAGGGGGTGACGAAAGCGAGACTAAAATAGAAGGGGGAGTGGGTTGACTTGGGCAGGAGGGGGGGGTTAGTCCGGGACGCAAGACAAATAAGGGTCTTCTTTCTGGCTTTTCTTCAATAAATGCCTTTGTTTTTCATGTGTATTACATGCGTAGTAGCACGGAGTGTTTTCGGGGTGTCGTACATTGACAGGGCCCGCCCACGTGCCTCCCGACCAATGAGCTGGCTCGTCCGGGCCAGAGAGGCACGACGACGGCGGGGTCAAACAGAGTGGAGCTAAAAATGCTCCCAATTCTCTATTTTCAGCCTCGGAaccggcgtccaatccgtttggagcTTCGGCCGGGCTCCCGCTtcgaaacggattggacgccgggGCCGTCTCCGAGCGGACGGAAGGGGCGTCTACCTCTTTCCCGGTGAGGATGTGGCGAGCCAGTTTGACTTTGGCGAAGTTGCCCTTGCCGATGGTCTTCAGAAGACGATAGTTGCCGATGTGCGGCTGCTCGTCGGTGGCGGTGGAGTTCCGACATCGCGCCATGCTGAGGCGGGCCGACGACTTGGACTCCTGAGGGATGACAACACAAGGTCTGGTCGGGTGAACGGGGAAAAACTTTGGCGTGACAACGCGCCCACCTTGTTTCATTCGGATCCGTCCGCGGATAACGGCAGAATAGCTCAAAGGCTGCCACGCCGATTTCGATTTGGTTTCCTTAGCGGCGCGACGGCTAGCGACGGCGTACCCGATCCGGGAAAGGGTGACTCTAGCGGCGCCGGGGTGACGACGCGCGCAAGTCTGCACACATCCCGTACGCACAAAGGCGCGCAAGCACCGACAAGCGCGCGGCGAGCGGCGCTAGCTCGTCAAAAGTATCGATACGGAAAAGCGGTATTGGTGGGAGGTGCGTcctggccagaggaagaatacGTTTTAttttgacggtgctagacgttgGCAATAAGGGATGCGGACACCGGCGGTGAACTTTAGCACGCGGGTGTTACGCTCGGTGTCAGTTTGGTGCGAGTAAAGTAGCGCCAGTTGTGAAGAAATCCCGATGGAGTAAATCGGGGGGGTTCAAACGCAAGCCAGTTTTTTATTGGCTCGcagtaaatgataaaaaaatatcatcgAACGTTAATTCCAGTTTTCGCAAAAGGGACACTGGAAAAGTATCATTGGACACCCACCGGGATACACGAACCCGATGCGGCTATTTTGGCCGACCAATCCAAAAAATGACAACGAATCGCCATGACTTTGTTTCCATGGCGACGGACGAGGCCCAAACGGCAGGGAAGTCTGGGATAAAGGCAGGTGAACGGCGTGCCGCCACACCTACTACGACACCCGACCGGAAAGGCTTGTTTCGCCGTCGTCGCCGTAGCGACGGCGTCACCTGTTCGCGCGGCGATTGACGGCGCCGCCGTCGCGGTTCAATTAAAGTGTCATTCCGGGCGAGAGAAACGCAAAGCGTGCCTGAAAGAGCGCTACCGTGCGAACGTGGATGTGTAGACGCGCGTCTCTGTTGCTAAGCCCCCCGTCGCCGACGTTTATTTTCTGCCTAGCAACCGGGCGGATTCGACGTTGCCGATGACTCATTTCGCGGCAGAGCCGCAAAAAAAGCGTAGCGGAGAGGTTTCGTGGGCCTTCCGAACCCGGGTGGACGTCCGAGCCATTCGGAGCGGGGGGGACGGCGACCGATCGAAAAGGATCGGACGTCCGCCGGCGACCGAATGGATCGGACGGCGTGAAACGACCCCGCGTTTTCCTCGAGCTAAATTCCCCGTCAAAACGAATCGGGGCCCCGTCAATGAACGGGTTTAGAGGCGTGGCCGTGATAAAGACACGGTGGCCACGCCCCCTCTACACCTCCAACAGTAAAGGGTGACGTCAAGGGAAGACTCGTATTTCGTGCTCCGTCGGTCTCGGAGGGACACGGTAAAACAGGAAATACTGTACTTCCTCACACGCGCGCAGCAAATAGTCAACGGCTGAGCTCATTTGAACTCGACAACTGTTTTGCTAGCCAAAACAGCAGCCGGGACGGGAGGCCCGGCGCCGGAAATGTCAAAAGTCCAGGTCCAAAAATCACCAGGGCCGTCTTATTTTGATATAAAAGACTTTGGGGAAGGTCCTGAAAAATAACAACTTATCAAATGTGGAAAGCATTTCCAACACGGGAATTTTCTTCACAAAATTCGCCaattatttttggacattcgGGATCACAACAAAACACGTCTTCAGAATGTCCAACTATTGTTTTGTTGTCACAATATAACGCGGGTTAAGGTAAGTCTAGTCCGCTCAACACGGGTTAAAAATATCTGCATTTGTGGAGTCCACTTTTAGGGTTTACGTtacatcacacacacaaaaacagctCGTGTCCTTGGTGTATTCTGAGACTtgacgccttactatacatggcttATTTACAAGATGGTCGCTCGCGTTACAATAATACAATATTGGTATAGAATAGAGCAAAACTAGGAGCAGAAATCTAGATATAAAGCTATATTAAAAGGGCAGAAAAATTTGCCTTTTTGTCAGccttaaagtaaaataaaatatatatcttaCACATCCAGACTGGCTCcgctggattggacgtctatggctgtCAGTGTCAGAAGATGCGTTCAAGGGagctagtttttttttacttgaattgTATTTTGGCAGACAATAATAGGCAAATCTTACCTGGCCGGAGGAATTTTCAATGACTTGCACCAATGGGGTCCTTGTTGACATTTTGGATGGTCGTCCTTtgcaacaagaagaaaaaaaggctgcCCGAAAGTCGGACTTTTCACTGGTTTTTGGACATTCAAGCTGGGCCTAAGAGCCCAAGTGCTCGGAACACGGCCCGTGAAGCAACAAGTTGGATCCCCACATCGGCGGCTAGCATTTAGCTAGCGTCAGTCGTGCGTCTCATGTCGGTCGACGATTTGGAAGAATCTCTCTCGTCACTCGGTAGAATCGGGCTCGATCGGAACCGCTCGGCGGCGTCGGTAGCGACGAAGGAATCCAAAATTGGCGAGCGGGGGTGCATAAACAAGACAAGGTTCAACTCGGTGACGCGACGACAAACGTCCGCTGTGTGTTAGCTTCCGAGTCATTTATCGGCGCttcttgttgcttttttttgggCCCTTCTGGAGTTCGGCTTCCTTCCCGAGgagtttgggggaaaaaggagCAAAAGAGCcccggaaaaagaaaaaaaaagtcttgaggCCAAAAGTTATTCCCGGCGAGGAGGTCTCGCTCCCGACCTTGCCAACTCACAGCGAGGGTTCGTCCCCGGCAAGCTATCCGGGTTGGGGAATGGAGAGGAATAAAGTCGGCAGAGAGCCTAACATGGCCAGAATGGCGACGATTTCAGCCGATATTTCCTTTCCTTCGTTTGCTTTTTTAGCCCATGGAGCTAGCCCGACTTTCCCTTCAAGGCGGAGCTAACTGGGCTAGTTCGCTAGCCGCTAGCGCTCCAGCGGAGGAGGAggggaaggaggaggaggagaggaggaggaggctggTGCCACCGAAAGTCCAAAATCCACGAACCTGGCGTCTTTCGCTTTTACGGGGATAATAAGGTCGTCCACCAGGAGCGCACTGCACTGCGGCGCGGCCGATAAACAGCCGATGACGACGTTCCTTCCACCGATTAGCCTGCAAGTTCGGAATCAAGCGGTCCCGTCCATGACGGCAGCAGACGGTGTCCTCCTGGGTTCGAGCACGGGGGGAGGAAAAGGGAGGGTCGTCAGGCTGCGTCCGAATGCGGTTCAAGCGCGGCGGACAGCCCTCCTCGTACCGGAACAAGCTCGAGGCAACATGGCTGCTTGCTTGCACCACCAACACCGccggagagggagggaggaggaggaggaggagtgggAGGCAGGAAGGGGGAGACATTCAGCATCATCTGAAACTATCGCTGAAATTTGACATCCACATGATTGCACGTCTCTCATCCTCAATGGCAGCCGTACGTGATCATCCACTTGATTGTTCTATGAAAAcctataaatgaatgaaatcaaaGTCCAGTTGAAAAATAGCGTTTGGCGCCCTCTGCTGGATCTCTCTTCCTATtacttaaagacaaaaaaataagtctACTATTCCGTGATTTATTCAGGATTGTCATTAAATGCAAGTGGTGAAAAACATTCGGGAAGGCTACCGTATCTAATAAAAAATGTCAGGCGTGTTTACTCATCGTGATAAATTATCTGCAATTTCCATCCGCAAGCACCTGCGATAAAACAGCAATAACAAACGGCGCTCGCGTAAACGTGCGCGAAATTGCCGCAATGACGGAGAACCTACAGAATTCCAGTGATGCAGTAGTTGGTACAAACGGAGTAAAAGTCGGGTTTTTAAAAGCTCTCACGGAGCGGAGGCGTCGGCGGTGGCGGCACCAGGGCTCGGGCGCGAGCGTTCGAGAGCCAGCTGCATGGCCCAGATGCTGAGCGGCCTCATGTAGGCCAGCGAGCGATAGATGGACTTTTCGCAGTACGCTTCGGGTGTCTGGAAGGCCATGCCCAGCCGTTCCCACACCGTCCGGTAGCACCCCTCCGCCGTGCGCATCCCTTCCGCTAACATGCCCTGAAGAAGAAGGTAAAAAGCCGTAagcgtttgttttttgtttgcctCGCCAGTCCGGACGGACGGACGTGGACCCACCTCGTGGATCATGGTGGCGGCCAGCCCGTACACCACGCCGATCCAGACCTCGTCCGACTGGACGCTGGAGCGGTCGGCCACGCCCTCGGGCCGCATGCCGTTGACGGCGCCCATCCGACCGCCGCCGAAGCTCATCACGTTCAGGTCGAACACGGATCGGAGCGCGGTCCTGATCTTTTCCTGGGGAAAGGCCTAGGGGGCGGAGTCCTTTGAGTGAATTGATGCCCCCGATTCGGTTCTTTCTGGGAAGGGGAGCCCCAAAAAGTCCAGTCACCTGGTAGTCCCCGTCACCCAGTCCGGACGCTCGCAGGAACCACTGGCCGGCGCACTGGTCCGACATGATGCTGTTAGAAAAGGCTCTCCCGCTGCTGTCGTAGTTGTAGTACTTGCCTGAAATGGAATAGGAGTCGTTTAAAATCCACATTTCAGGATAAAGGCGGGTCGACCGATATTAAAGGCTGATgccgatttaaaaataaaaataatatcagCCTTTGCCTAAAGTCGACTTTGTCGATGCACAGTGATAATAAAGACAATAGTCATGCAAATAGCAAGTTTTTCTTCTAGTTGCGTTTCTAACATTGGTCACTAGATGGTGCTAAAACGCGATTAGCTAAGAAAATCTAATGTAAATATGACAATGATCATCCACACCACGACATCGGCCGGCAGATATGCGGGTCCGCCTACATCTAGAAGGGCGGACAATTCCGTCTTACCGTTCCACAGCAGTTTATCGAAAGCCGCGCCGCCTCTGTCCAACAGGTCTCTGTAGCGACGCCGCGCCGGCTCCTGATCGACCAGGCTGGCTATTTTGCACATGACGCAGAGCGAGGCGATCCACAGCCCGCCGCAGTAGGCGCTGCGACACAGAACGGCACGTGAAAGGAAGTTAGGGCGAAAGCACGGCGCCAACGCCAGTCTCCTCTGACCTCGGTCCCGTGACCGTCCAGCCGTCGTAAGTCTGGTCGGCAAAGCCAGAGTTCTCGATCAGGCCGTCTCCGTC is drawn from Stigmatopora argus isolate UIUO_Sarg chromosome 20, RoL_Sarg_1.0, whole genome shotgun sequence and contains these coding sequences:
- the LOC144065480 gene encoding serine/threonine-protein kinase MARK2-like isoform X9, whose amino-acid sequence is MSTRTPLVQVIENSSGQESKSSARLSMARCRNSTATDEQPHIGNYRLLKTIGKGNFAKVKLARHILTGKEVAVKIIDKTQLNSSSLQKLFREVRIMKMLNHPNIVKLFEVIETEKTLYLVMEYASGGEVFDYLVAHGRMKEKEARAKFRQIVSAVQYCHQKCIVHRDLKAENLLLDADMNIKIADFGFSNEFTLGNKLDTFCGSPPYAAPELFQGKKYDGPEVDVWSLGVILYTLVSGSLPFDGQNLKELRERVLRGKYRIPFYMSTDCENLLKKFLILNPSKRGSLEGLSSQQQIMRDRWLNLGHEEEELKPYIEPQPDYKDPRRTDVMLQMGFSQEEIQDSLVNQKYNDVMATYLLLDYRNSELEESGIKPRPGSDVSNINVPSPPHKVQRSVSSNQKAQSRRATEQGSSYSKRGGQADNRAAGEDSGRKGSSGSSSNKVSASPLVSSDRKKSATPSTNSILSTGTGRSRNSPLTERATLGQSIQNGKDSLNTPGSRASTASASAVLSSRPRHHKSLSSSNHPCPSDLHAPRPSVPPQRAPGASPSAHNISSAAATDRGTNFSRGVVIRNTFHAGQQRGARDQQGSAYPGGPASPSLSHGNSQARRTHGATGIFSKFTSKFVRRNLSFRFPRRSMLSGHADKSEKTSGGVLSSSSNNDENNSSPGSGNTGGAPPAAPGQKEAAKPRSLRFTWSMKTTSSMEPTEMMREIRKVLDSNSCDYELRERYMLLCMSGNPARDDFVQWEMEVCKLPRLSLNGVRFKRISGTSMAFKNIASKIANELKL
- the LOC144065480 gene encoding serine/threonine-protein kinase MARK2-like isoform X13 — protein: MSTRTPLVQVIENSSGQESKSSARLSMARCRNSTATDEQPHIGNYRLLKTIGKGNFAKVKLARHILTGKEVAVKIIDKTQLNSSSLQKLFREVRIMKMLNHPNIVKLFEVIETEKTLYLVMEYASGGEVFDYLVAHGRMKEKEARAKFRQIVSAVQYCHQKCIVHRDLKAENLLLDADMNIKIADFGFSNEFTLGNKLDTFCGSPPYAAPELFQGKKYDGPEVDVWSLGVILYTLVSGSLPFDGQNLKELRERVLRGKYRIPFYMSTDCENLLKKFLILNPSKRGSLEQIMRDRWLNLGHEEEELKPYIEPQPDYKDPRRTDVMLQMGFSQEEIQDSLVNQKYNDVMATYLLLDYRNSELEESGIKPRPGSDVSNINVPSPPHKVQRSVSSNQKAQSRRATEQGSSYSKRGGQADNRAAGEDSGRKGSSGSSSNKVSASPLVSSDRKKSATPSTNSILSTGTGRSRNSPLTERATLGQSIQNGKDSVPPQRAPGASPSAHNISSAAATDRGTNFSRGVVIRNTFHAGQQRGARDQQGSAYPGGPASPSLSHGNSQARRTHGATGIFSKFTSKFVRRNLSFRFPRRSPFEGEGREEGSRSMLSGHADKSEKTSGGVLSSSSNNDENNSSPGSGNTGGAPPAAPGQKEAAKPRSLRFTWSMKTTSSMEPTEMMREIRKVLDSNSCDYELRERYMLLCMSGNPARDDFVQWEMEVCKLPRLSLNGVRFKRISGTSMAFKNIASKIANELKL
- the LOC144065480 gene encoding serine/threonine-protein kinase MARK2-like isoform X2; its protein translation is MSTRTPLVQVIENSSGQESKSSARLSMARCRNSTATDEQPHIGNYRLLKTIGKGNFAKVKLARHILTGKEVAVKIIDKTQLNSSSLQKLFREVRIMKMLNHPNIVKLFEVIETEKTLYLVMEYASGGEVFDYLVAHGRMKEKEARAKFRQIVSAVQYCHQKCIVHRDLKAENLLLDADMNIKIADFGFSNEFTLGNKLDTFCGSPPYAAPELFQGKKYDGPEVDVWSLGVILYTLVSGSLPFDGQNLKELRERVLRGKYRIPFYMSTDCENLLKKFLILNPSKRGSLEGLSSQQQIMRDRWLNLGHEEEELKPYIEPQPDYKDPRRTDVMLQMGFSQEEIQDSLVNQKYNDVMATYLLLDYRNSELEESGIKPRPGSDVSNINVPSPPHKVQRSVSSNQKAQSRRATEQGSSYSKRGGQADNRAAGEDSGRKGSSGSSSNKVSASPLVSSDRKKSATPSTNSILSTGTGRSRNSPLTERATLGQSIQNGKDSLNTPGSRASTASASAVLSSRPRHHKSLSSSNHPCPSDLHAPRPSVPPQRAPGASPSAHNISSAAATDRGTNFSRGVVIRNTFHAGQQRGARDQQGSAYPGGPASPSLSHGNSQARRTHGATGIFSKFTSKFVRRNLSFRFPRSPFEGEGREEGSRSMLSGHADKSEKTSGGVLSSSSNNDENNSSPGSGNTGGAPPAAPGQKEAAKPRSLRFTWSMKTTSSMEPTEMMREIRKVLDSNSCDYELRERYMLLCMSGNPARDDFVQWEMEVCKLPRLSLNGVRFKRISGTSMAFKNIASKIANELKL
- the LOC144065480 gene encoding serine/threonine-protein kinase MARK2-like isoform X11, which codes for MSTRTPLVQVIENSSGQESKSSARLSMARCRNSTATDEQPHIGNYRLLKTIGKGNFAKVKLARHILTGKEVAVKIIDKTQLNSSSLQKLFREVRIMKMLNHPNIVKLFEVIETEKTLYLVMEYASGGEVFDYLVAHGRMKEKEARAKFRQIVSAVQYCHQKCIVHRDLKAENLLLDADMNIKIADFGFSNEFTLGNKLDTFCGSPPYAAPELFQGKKYDGPEVDVWSLGVILYTLVSGSLPFDGQNLKELRERVLRGKYRIPFYMSTDCENLLKKFLILNPSKRGSLEGLSSQQQIMRDRWLNLGHEEEELKPYIEPQPDYKDPRRTDVMLQMGFSQEEIQDSLVNQKYNDVMATYLLLDYRNSELEESGIKPRPGSDVSNINVPSPPHKVQRSVSSNQKAQSRRATEQGSSYSKRGGQADNRAAGEDSGRKGSSGSSSNKVSASPLVSSDRKKSATPSTNSILSTGTGRSRNSPLTERATLGQSIQNGKDSVPPQRAPGASPSAHNISSAAATDRGTNFSRGVVIRNTFHAGQQRGARDQQGSAYPGGPASPSLSHGNSQARRTHGATGIFSKFTSKFVRRNLSFRFPRRSPFEGEGREEGSRSMLSGHADKSEKTSGGVLSSSSNNDENNSSPGSGNTGGAPPAAPGQKEAAKPRSLRFTWSMKTTSSMEPTEMMREIRKVLDSNSCDYELRERYMLLCMSGNPARDDFVQWEMEVCKLPRLSLNGVRFKRISGTSMAFKNIASKIANELKL